The Pseudoxanthomonas sp. CF385 region AAGCCGACCATCACCTTCGAGTACTTCCTGCGCGACAACCTGGGCCTGGAAGTGCTGGCCGCGCTGCCCTTCAAGCACGATATCGCCGTCGACGGCGTCGGCACCGTGGGCAGCACCAAGCACCTGCCGCCGACCGTCTCGCTGCAGTACCACTTCAACAGCAAGGGCAAGGTCTCGCCGTTCCTCGGCGCCGGCCTGAACTACACCACGTTCTTCAGCGAGGACACGAAAGGCGCGCTGGAAGGCACCAAGCTGAAGCTCGATGACTCGTGGGGCCTGGCCGCGCACGTCGGCATGGACATCAAGGTCAGCGAGCGTGGCGCGGTG contains the following coding sequences:
- a CDS encoding OmpW family outer membrane protein; translation: MKKTLIPIAIALALGAAVPAFAQSKGDWTLGVGAHQVNPKSDNGTLAGGTLPLDIDSDVKPTITFEYFLRDNLGLEVLAALPFKHDIAVDGVGTVGSTKHLPPTVSLQYHFNSKGKVSPFLGAGLNYTTFFSEDTKGALEGTKLKLDDSWGLAAHVGMDIKVSERGAVRVDARWIDIDTDVKVDGAKLGTANIDPLVYGVAYVVKF